Within the Arachis duranensis cultivar V14167 chromosome 10, aradu.V14167.gnm2.J7QH, whole genome shotgun sequence genome, the region tattttgattctttatatttattagtACATTTACGTAATATATTTTGACtgcttataaaaaaaattgcatgatTTAAATGTTGATAATTAAATCAacttacaaaaattatttaccACCATTATATACAAAGAGCTTAGTCAAAATTTGgtcaaaaatagaagaaagtaaaattgTAATGATTATGAAAAGCAACTAAAAAAGTTACAAAGGATCATAATCAAATATGTTCAAAGATTTACAACTGAATTATTTGATGACATCAACATGTAATACTTGTGATAAGTTGAGTTTCTTCTACAATTTTCAATAAGTTACCGCCTTTATATCCAAGCTTAACTATTAAGCTTcgttacaaattattttattttgaatcacCAAATATAACTATAAATAGATGGTATCTAATCTCTccatatgaattaaaaaatgtttagtatttgttttcaaaaaattatttttttttattgttttgagTGTTACTAAGtttgagaaataaaaaatatgatagcattatttatataaataaacgATTCTGAGGGTCAATATAAAGTAGGTATTTtactttcatttaatttcaaagCTGGTTAATCCAGCGCCTAGTATTTGAGAATTTGTGAGGTGTGGGAGAGTTATCACATAATTGTTTGTTCATAGAGTCAGTGTTGTAAACACTTTTAATATTGTGTGATCCGGTcctaaattagataaaaaaactTGATTATAGTTATTGGGAGACTTTGATATCTGCCAATTTAAAGGCTGGAATTTTATTGAATTGGGTTTGCAAGAAGGAGCAAATGCTGTCCAACAAAAGAGAGATCAATTAGCGCTATCTCAAATTCATCAAGGTGTAGATTATACTGTGTTTGGCAAAATAGCAAATGTCAAAAGTGCAAAAAGACATGGAACACGTTGAAAGTGTCATACAAAGGCGTAGATAAAGCTCAAAAAACAAAGCTACAgtcttttagaaaaaaatatgaaaggtACAAAATGTTTAGCTCAGAAACTGTTGAGCAATATTTTACTCGTGTTACAAATCTTGTCAATAAGATGAGAGTCTATGGAGAAGATATGCCTGATAGCAAAGTGGTGAAAAAATTCTCCGCACCATGCCAATGAAATATGACCATGTGGTGACTACGATACTAGAGTCTCACGATATGGATACCATGACGATTGCAGAGTTGCAAGGAACCATGAAAAGACACATACTGGAGAAATCACAAAAATCAACCGAAAAAATCCTGAAAAGTTGAGTGAATTTAAACAATGTTGCAGAATCAAGCCGTACACAAGAAGGACGAGGTCGtggtttcaattttcaaaatagaGGTAGAGAAAGTTTCAGAGGTAGAGATCGTGGCAATTACAACCAAGGAAGTTATAATAATTTTACACCACCTAATAGGTGGAACAAATTTCAGGCCAGTCAATCGAGAAAGAGGTCGAGACAATTTTTATCAAGAAAGAATCAATTTTAACTGCTTTCATTGTGGAATTATGGACACAAAGCAATAGATTGCATATTcaaaatgataaataataattaagcaCACATTGCAAAAAATTAGCATCAAAATACTGATGATAATTTGGgtactcaaattttattttttacaagtaaTCCATGTgctaaagatgaaaatatatgGTACTTGTATAATGCCTATAGTAATCATATGTCTGGTAGAAAGGAGTTATTTTTTTCACTAGATGATTCAGTTAAACTATTATTGAAGTTTATTAATAATACAAGATACCTATTGAAGGAAAAAGGCACATACCAATTAGATTGAAGGATAGTTTTctgagttatattttttaatattttctatacTCTTGAACTTGATTACAATTTACAAAGTATGAGGCAATTATCTGAGAAGGGATATAAGATGATAACTTATCGTGGATATTACACTGTGTTTGACAACAACAGAAGGTTCATAGATAAAGTAAAGATGACTTCAAATAGAATGTTTCCGTTAAAATTCAACATGTTAATCCGTCTTGCATGAGTTCTGTGATACTTGATGATAACTAGTTGTGGCACATGCAGTTtggacatttttatttttctggtcTAAACTACCTGTCAAGAAAAGGATTTGTTTTCAGACTATCACGGGTTCATATTTCCAATTGTGTTTATGAGATTTGTCAACTGGAAAAGAAGCACAGAGATCCACTCCCTACAAGAAAGTCATAAGAGCCAAAACTTGAAATTGTACATTTAGATATCTATAGAAaaatcaagcaacaatggttgcaggtattttatcacttttattgatgattttagtagATATACATGGGTATACTTTCTGaagtaaaaattaaaagcaTGTGATACCTTCAAGACATTCAAGGCGTTTGTCAAAAAATAAAGTGGCTGTAAAATCAAAATCCTAATAACAGACAGAAGAACAGAATATCTTGTGTGTTCGAATTATTTTAAGCAACACGGAATTCAACACCAACTAACAACTAGATATACTCCTTGATAAAATAGAATTGCTGAAAGAAAGAATAAACCATCATGGATATGGTCAGATACATGCTCAAGTCAAAACAAATGTCTAAAAAATTTTGGGCAAAAGCAGTCAGCAGTTCATATTTTAAACATGTGTCCAACAAAAAGTGTTCTTGATAAAACTCCAGAGGAAGCTTGGAGTTGAAAGCGCCCTTCCATTCATCATTTTAGAGTCTTTGGGTGTATCGCTTATGCCTACGTACCAGATTAATTAGGAAGAAGTTAGATAACAAAGGCGAGAAGTGTATCTTTATCGGCTATAGCACATACTCAAAAGCATACAAGCTGTACTAtccagaaacaaagaaagtaatcaTCAGCAGAGACATGATGTTTGACGAAAAAGATATGTGAGACTGGGACACAAAGACAGAAAAACAGCCGATTGTAATTTCAAATACAtgtgatgatgaaaaagaaagacAACCGGATGCAATTGAACAACCAAAATCATCTAGAATACCTCAAAGAGAGCGGAGACTACCTGCTAGATTAGCAGATTATGATGTTGGCAATGACAACGATCCGTTCaatgaaaaaatcataaattttgctCTATTTTTATATTGTGAGCCATTAAACTTTGAAGAAGTCTCTAGAGACACCAATTAGAAGAAAGCTTTATACGGGTTAAAGCAAGCACCAAGAACGTGGTACAAAAAGATTGATTCTTATTTCACTCAGAATGGTTTCAAAAGATGTCCATTTGAGCATACACTTTATATCAAGTTCATTGAACCTGGAGATATCTTGATTGTGTGtctttatgttgatgatttaaTCTTTACTAGTaacaatttgaagataattGTTGAATTTAGGGAGACTATGATAAAGCACTTTGAAATAACGGATATGGATTTGATGTTTTACTTTTTTGGCATTGAAGTAGCTCAAAAAGATGATAGAATCTTCATTTCATagaaaaatatgcaaatgatattttgaaaaaatttcaaatgGAGCACTTAAAATCAGTTCCTACTTCGGTCAAAGAGAAATTCAAGTTGATGAGAGAAGATAAAGGAAGAGCAGTAAATCCTACATATTACAAAAGCTTGATTGGAAGTTGAGGTACTTAATTGCAACCAGACTAGATATTGTATTTGGAGTTGGTTTGCCTAGCAGATTTATGGAGGAGCCTTGTACCAACTATTTGCAAGCGGCAAAACAGATTTTTCGATATATCGAAGGTACTTTAAATGATGgtatttattatgaaaatacTAATGAAGTGAATCTTGTCGGTTACACTGATAGTGACTGGACTGGAGatatagaaacaaaaaaaagtacTTCAGGGTCTGCACTTCATCTTGGTTTTAGTACAATTTCATGATCTTTAAAGAAACAACAACTAGTTGCTCTTTCTACAGCAGTAGCAAGTTGTGCAACACAAGCAGTTTGactaaaaagaatttttgagaaATTGAACGAAAAACAAAGAGCTCCAACAAATCAGCTATTGCATTTGCAAAAATCCTATGTTCTATGAAAGATCGAAAGCATATTAATATTCGATTTCACAAAATCAGAGAGTTGGTGAATGAAAAAGAAGTTTTGATTGAGTACTGTCCCACTTccattaaaaatcaaattgcaGATATCTTTACAAAGCTATTGaaaacataattattttataagaaGGAGTGTTAGGGGCCAGCACTTTTGTTAAATTCTGGCTCGCACTTAACTATCAAAAGGAAATTGAATGATTCTATACTATTAGATACaatttcacaccattaaaaatatcattaataactaattgatgactaaaaattataaaaatatgttgGTTTCTATCTTATTCCTTTTATAAGTTgaagaaaatacttgaaataattaattttacaaacttgatttaaagaagacaatgttaataattaaattaacttGCAAAAATCATTCCCCactattatatataaaagtttagtcaaaatttggtcaaaaattaaaggaagTAAAATTTGCAATGACTATGAGaaacaactaaaaaaattacaaagaatCATGGTAAAATATATTCAAAGATTTACAGCTGGATAACTTTTAATAATACATATGACAAGTTGAGTTTCTTCTacaattttcaataaattacCGCGCTTATATCCAAGTTTAACTATTAAGCTTTATTAcaaattgttttattttgaaCCACTAAATATAACTATAAATAGATGGTGTATCTATTTCTTATATTTAATATCTCTATATGAACTAAAGAatgtttagtatttattttaaaaaaaaaaatttattgttttgagttttagtaaatttgaaaaataaaaaatataatagtattatttatgtgaataaataattttaaaagtcaatataaactataaagtaGGTATTTTACTTTCACAAAAGTATatggttttattttaaattagtttgcTAAGCTATCATGCAtgcaacaaataaataaataaattaagccACACTCCATCTGTTAAGacatttaattgaaaaaaaaaagatagtttAACTTCTTATCGACATAGATAATTACATTAAACAGACAATATAGACAAGTATGGTCAGTGACACCATTTCATTTGGAtcaaattattgaaagtaaaatatataaaatacaaaatacatgtTATTAAAGTTCAGCTGAGTTTGTCATTGGAGAAGCCATGGAAGACAAAACACAGCTCCCAAGCActttttcattatatttataGACAAAGATGGACAATTTCCTGCAACATAAAATAAGATCACAAATGAGAGCATAaacgaattttttttaaaaaaataaataatttaattattttatttattaaaatatataatttataatatatttattaatttattcacaTATTGATTTATCTTGTTTACcgtgtaaataaaataattatgaatgtatttgtaaacgagatatatttATAGTTATATCGTTTACATTATGAATGATACATGTGTATTACTATtgaaaaaattacaattaaaataatatcaattttattcATTTGAGTACTAATTTAAATGagttaattcttaaaaaaattaatattattttaattatattttttaataatattatatatattttattcacaATATAAATAAGATACATTTATATGTAAATgagatatatttataattattttatttatacaataaataaaataaattaatataaaataaataaataaatacgctataaattatatttaatctacaatataaaaatgatagtattagaaatagaaattaaacaatgaataataatttgaacaaccaaaaattaattatagtcTTTTTACCTGCAGCAATTTCTTATTCTCTTGCATTAGATCCACTCCCTACATGAGTACGGAGGATGAACATTATTGATGGAATGATGCTTAGCATGTTAACTATATAAAGGAATATGACCTTTCACTTGGTAAATAGACAAGTTATAAAttgtttttttaaaagatacatTTATGAATAGTAATAATAGTTATTAAAACCTTTTTTGCGAGGACAGTGATGTCATTTGCCATTCTTTCAtcctgaaataaacaaaaaatatttctttataTACTAAGAACATGTACATAATTATTATGTGTACACCGGATGAAGCGATGTGTGTGCCCACCACTCATTTGCCGAACAGCAGTTGGGGGCCTAGCCCTCTAGTATTGCATTCCACTATGTTCTCCTTGGCTGGCTGTTGGCTGTCGTAAATTGCTCTAGTGGCGAGAGTGGGTCGTTGCGTGCTGGTCAGGGCTAGTCTGGTCAGCCAAACTCGGTCAGGGCTAGACACAACCATGGGGTGCCAAGGCCAATTTGGCTGGCCAAACTCGACCAGGGGCCTGTCCTAGCCAGCCAGACACGACCAGGAAGACGGTCAGACTGCCCTGACACTCTCTAATGCCTGTCTGTCAATTCCTTTAAATTTCATCGTTGCGACCATACTCCTGGGGATTTTTGGAACCCAAAGACTTTGATTTCTCATAAGGTGCCAGTCGGAGTAGGAAGGGTAAAAAGATATTGCAGTAAGCAAGTTAGCAAGGGTTCaaatgattttgtgattttcattCCATTCACCAATTACATAACTCCCAGACAATGAATCTAATTTTCTTTCCCTTACTGTCTTAAACTCCCAAACAAGCAACTGGCTCTACATCACACTTTTCTATTCCTCTATTCGAAACTCCCAAACATAGTGCAAAGCGAATGATGATAGTTAAATAGTAGCACAATAGCATAGAAAGGGACAATGTAGTATAACCAAGactcagagagagagagagagcttaCTTGACGGGTGGCTCTCTTTCCTTCCTAACAAGCTTATCCATATTATCAAAAGGGAACACCAAATTGTGCAAACTCGCCTCCTTAATCCACCGCGGCATCATGGACTTCCCAATCAAGCCAAACACCCTCTCCCGCATCGGACCCGGCCCCTCCCTCGGATACCTCTGAAGAAAAAACTCGGCAAAGGCAAGCTCCAGCACGTACTGCCCAAGAAAGAACAGCCTCGAGTGCCCGCACCTCACGTGCCTCGCACGGGACCTCTCGAACCCCTGGTGCTGAAACGCAAGGTACAGCAGAGTGTCGAGCTGCTTCGCGGGGTTATCGTCATCCAATGAAGATGAAGGTTCTAGAGGATACCCCAAGGCTTGCTTGGCTTCTAGAAGGCAGTCGTCGATCCACGTGTTGTCGGCGGCGTTGAGGCGCCTGGAAGGGAGGCAGGAGCTGAGTAAGGGGAATGATTTGAGAGTTAGTTGGGGGCTGTTGAGGAATCTCTCTGCGAGTTTTTTGTCGTCTAGTGGGGGACGCAGGATGAACCTTCTTGGCGGAGATTTTTTCTTTGGGGATGTTATCTTCCTGCGCTCCGCGAGCTCCTTCAGGAGCCGCTGGGGGCTGTTTTCAGGAAGAGGTTGCGGATTCTGTGGGGGCGGGTCATTTACGGCGTTGGCAACGGCGATAATGCGGAGGGAATGGGGACTgccggtggtggtggtggtagtgaTGAGGGGTACTTTGGGGTTGTTGGTTTGGAATGGGGAGAGGGAGGATGAGAAAGAGTAATTGCGGGAGAGTATGAAAGAGGAAGTGAGTTCCATTTGAGAAGATGAGGGAAGTTATCGATTGAGCATTGAGACGGTTTGTTTGTTAGATTACTGTTAGAAGGAAAAACTTTATGAGTGCTAAGAGTGGAAGAGAAAAGAGGGTTTTACGCTGAGTTGCAGGGTTCTGGCAATTCTGGACTCAAGGACGCTAGTTGGATAAGGTGCATATTGTCTACTTTCTAGTAAAAAGccatcttttaaaagttaatttataATCATAAGGTTTaatttagtaaagtttttgcTTTTTAAAAGTAGCTTACGAAAGCTGTCTTTTAAAGGACAGCTTTTTAAAAACTGCAGCACTTACGTTtggtaaaatcaaattaaaaatgatttttaataaGTACAAGCACCataattgtgtttggtaaaacagcttttaaaagttgaaaaaattataataaacatgtttataacaaaaaactaatttttttgttcaaattctttaaaattttatataatattttaaaataaaataatgttaaaataaataattcataataaacataaatataataaataaattttttatattttaaatttaaaattttatataagtatcataaaaatttattttatcctaaaaatcatcattaaaaatactaaattatctagctcaaattttaaagactaatagtttaaatatatatttgattgtactaatataaataaaattttcattagtcaataataaaatttgtatataatCCAATGTTAGTACTAGATATATCTATTatccatctatatatatttttgtactaATTACGTTAATTATCCacctaaaattattatatattaataattatgtacTCTTTTtgtactaatttaatatttttaaattatttttttactataaataCTTTTCCTCTAAATAAGTGAATGTAAtattgattctattttttaaattataattataaattaacatatgagaaaaaataattattttttaaaaaatatcaagtaactaatatttttcattatatttattttatatttgagtCAACAATCAATTTCTCATTCTTTTGTACTAAAAATAATtgagtaaaattttaaatttttttaatgatgatattaataatttaatacatTTAAATATTCTCTTACTCTGAAACTATGTTTAAAAGTgaatagttaattaaaaatgagGATATATAGTACCTTAATTCATGAGTCTTATCTGCCACTTCATTGCGCATCTTGAAGCACATACACAAAGATATATAAATTCCATCAAATATTGTATGCTCtataatactttttattatcttaattttttagtGATAAATTGTTAATTGAAAGAGTACATCTTACTTGCAATTCCATTGGAGGGTGATATGATGATTTGTCGATGCTTGAATGCATATTTTTGTGCATTTCTACTACCTGTTCCACACTGAAAATATAACAgataaaattgatttattcattttatttatttttcttttaaatggaatttaaatttaagataaattaatttttagtttatcaaattaaaaaaatatattataaaaaaattatttcatgaAAGTCCCAATTAATAGTTATTTcaagtaaaaatattaaaatgcataaatttaacaaataggacatgcaaaaataaataaatttttatgattgTGAAAAATTTGGGAATAATG harbors:
- the LOC127742781 gene encoding ribonuclease III domain-containing protein RNC1, chloroplastic-like, which gives rise to MELTSSFILSRNYSFSSSLSPFQTNNPKVPLITTTTTTGSPHSLRIIAVANAVNDPPPQNPQPLPENSPQRLLKELAERRKITSPKKKSPPRRFILRPPLDDKKLAERFLNSPQLTLKSFPLLSSCLPSRRLNAADNTWIDDCLLEAKQALGYPLEPSSSLDDDNPAKQLDTLLYLAFQHQGFERSRARHVRCGHSRLFFLGQYVLELAFAEFFLQRYPREGPGPMRERVFGLIGKSMMPRWIKEASLHNLVFPFDNMDKLVRKEREPPVK